The genome window ATTGAACTGCTGCATGAACAGTGCCGTCAGCAGTGTAAAACCGCAGAACCAATAGATAAATACCTGCTGATTCTTCCTAAGACCTGACCAATAGACAGCTGCAAACAGCCAGCCCGACAGGAACAGGAGCCACAGAAGCATACCAGCCCACTCGGGAAGGATGGCGAAAGGTGCTATGATCAGTGAGAAAAGAGGACCGTAATGGTTCACGTCGCTGTACTCTGCCGGATAAGCCGCATAAAGCGATGTTCCGTTCATGGTGTGCCAGAAAACACCTTTAAATATAAGGAAGTTATTATGACTACGATGCAATTTCAACATGCCCACCAACGACAGTATAGTCCATATACCTAAGAGTAAACGGCGGTCAGAGAGGAAAGGGTGATTAAGGAAACGCTTAATTTTATCGTTCATACCAAATTCGTTTGCTTGCTTTATATTTTTTACTTCATGCGAATAACAGCACAAAAGTAACAATAAAGAATGATAAATATACTATTAATAGCCCATTATTTCCGAAAAGCCTAAACATAAGTATATCACCTAACTACAAAGTCTTGTAACTCATCATGAACCTCTCTGAAGCTGCAAGCAAACTCAAATAAGATTCAAACGCCTGACCCAATGGAAACAAATAGCACTGAAACTCATTTGTTTACTGATGTTGTTGACACTAATTATCAACGCCCTAAACTGGAACAGGGGCATCCGACTAAGAGGAACGAATCATGCAATTAACCACGAATAACGGCTCTTCCGTTAAATGCGTAGATGCCTACGCATATAATGAATATAGCCTCAAAGTGAAGTGTTCTTCATTTTAAATCCATATCATTGAGACAATAGGGCTTTTATCTAAATCTGCAACTGTTCACTTGTACCCTGTGAGATACAAAAGAAGCATATTTGAAATATATTGACAATTATGCAGCCGTCAGGCTCAAAAAGAAGTGCGAAAACGACGGATTTCATCAACGTTGTAACCTACAGTGAATCAGACCTTTGCACAACCGTGTTTCAAAAGGGCGTTAGTTAGGGTTCAAAAGGGCGTTAATTAGACCTCAAAAGGGCGTCTTTTCGAAGCCAATTGGGCGTCTTTTCAAAGCCAGAAGAGCATCAATTAGATTTCATGTTTTGAAATATTTGTACAAAAACGTTGTCCGGGTCATTACAAAAGGTATATAATGACAGATTTTACACAAGCATAATGATGAACATCCACGCATTTAACGGAAGAGGTCAAATAACTATAAGCAATAACTTTAACGGATAAAAAAAACACCTGCTGGAAACAACGAAAGGCAATGAGTCTGTCACTGAAAAACACCATACACTTTTACTATCCAGCTTGAAAGAATAAATCATAAAGGCATAAGTTTGAGACATAAACTTACCATTCTCTCATCAGACTTTCGTTGTTACTACGGTCGGTAAAGGCTTTTTCCACAATAAAAGACAAAGCAATAGTACCATTTATAAAATAATTATATATCTTTGCAGACATTATTATTTATGCAGTTTTAAGCTGTGATACAACTGAGAAAAAGAAGTTATGACATTAGAGAGAAAAAGTAACATCAAACAAGGATTCATTTATTATGTTCTGTCGACCCTTGCACTGACAATCATATTCTTCTCCTACATCTTCAATGGGCAGAGTACAGAGGTGATGGACAGTATTGGTTGGGGTTACTTCGTATCGTCATGTATCACGCATGCTGCGTTGTTTATGCTTGTACCTTTTCTTATCCTGCAAGTGCCTTTGGCTGCTCTTGGTTGCCGTCAATGGCTTGCAAGAACCATTCTCGCAATTGTTTATGCCTTACTGTTTATCGTTGCCGTAGTGAACAGTTACGTTTACGGTATCTATCATTTTCATATCAATGGACTTATCCTGGAAATGCTGACAGGTCCTGGTGCATCAGAGATTTTTGTCTTTAGTGTGTGGGAATACTTGAAAGCCATCAGTCTGGCTTTAAGTTTCGTCTTGCTCAGTGTAGGACTGGGTATTATTGCAAAGTTCATTTCCAAACACCTTATAATAAAGCATCTCAATCAGAGCATACTGTTAATGTTGCTTGGCTTCGTGCTCCTCTCGCAAGGAATACACATTTATGGCGGGGCTACGATGCGGAGTTCAATCATTGAGTCGACTGACGTTTTACCTTATTACTTCCCACTTCGTGCCAATAAACTTCTGGAGAAGTTAGGAGTCGTAAACATTGAGAAGATTAACCAAATACAGCTGAAAGGGGGCGTGAACAAATTGCGTTACCCATTGGAACCGCTGAGAACGAGCATTATTGACCATCTTGGCAAACCTAACGAGAGGTATAACATCGTTATCTTCTGTATTGACTCTTGGAATCCACGTACACTCACACGCGAGTGTACACCAAATATCTGTGCGTTTGCCGACCATGCAGAGACATTCACTCATCATCTCAGTTCGAGCAATGCCACCAGTGGCGGTGTCTTCGGTATGTTCACGGGTATCTCGGCCTATTACTGGAAGAGCTTTGATTACAGCAATACGCAGCCTGTACTTATCAAGCAACTACTGAAAGAGGGCTATCGTGTGCAGACTTATCCCAGTGCGACATTGGAGTATCCACCCTTTACAAAGATGCTGTTCCGTGATGTGAAAGGACTAAACGTAAGCACTCCAGGTAAAACAACCATCGAACGGGATAACCGAATTACGCATAACTTCGTTGCTGATATTGATAAATACAAGGGAGAAAAACCTTTCTTTGCCTTTGTATTCTACGATATAGCCCACAACATGGACTTGCCAAAGAGCAAGCAATATCGATTCAAACCTTGCTGGGAGTATGTTGATTACATGAAACTCAACAACAATACTGACCCAACACCGTTCTTCAACCTCTATAAAAACTCTGTTGCTGAAGCCGACTCGCTCGTCGGGGTGGCAATAAACAAGCTGCGAGAGAAAGACTTACTACGCAATACTGTGGTCATCATAACTGGCGACCATGGGCAGGAATTCAATGAGAATCATAACAACTACTGGGGGCATGCTTCTAATTATTCGATACATCAAGTTGGAACACCGCTCATTTATTATTACCCTGGCTGCAAACCTGGTAAGCGAAACTATCGCACGACTCATTATGACATCTCACCAACACTCATGCAGAGTGTGTTAGGTGTGACCAATCCACCTTCAGATTATTCAATGGGGAAACACCTCGAAGACCCTTCTCCACGTGATTGGCACCTCGTTGGGCACGAACTCTATTATGCTTTTATCCGCACTGACGGTGCGATCATTGAGAAGCAAGGATCTGGAAACCTCAAGATTATGGATCCGAAGATGCACGTCATACCGAACTATCCGCTTAGCGCGAAGGACTTACAAGCTGTTATTCAGAGGATGAATAGGTTTTATAAATAGCACACAGGGAACTGTTTGTATTTTAACCAATTGGGATTAGGATTTACTTACTTATATTTGCACATTATGCCTCAATTCCGCAGCGTTTTTCCTTGTGAGGCGATTTTATATGTTGAGATGTCTTTTTGTGGCTCTATATGTTGTTATGAGGATTATCGGGGCTTCCTGGGTCTTGCCGAAGCATGAAATCCCCCACCCAAACCAATGGGGAATATGAGAACCACAAAGAAATGCTGCTTATTCAAGGAATATGTCAGAGTAGTATGCTTTGTTTGTATACAGGTTCAGAACGTTCCGCCTTCCTGTTCTCACCCATTTTGCCGGCACGCTGACAAAATGCAGGATAAATGCTTTCAGTCTGCTTGTCTTTTTCAACGGCTTGACCTTTTCGCTGATATGGCGGACGAGATAGAGATAGAAGTTCTTCAGCATGGCAGTAACCATCATGAAAACCATGTTCTCATCCATGAAGGAAAATGGCAGATGCGACCAGCCGAAGTCATTGTTCTGTATGTCGAAGTTCTTTTCGCTCGCTCCACGTTCATTGTAGAATGTAATGATGTCCTTCTCTGTGGGTGTCCGGTTGTTGGTAAGGATACAGCGGTATGTGTATATCACTCCGAACATATCCGTCTGTTCCCTGCCGTGTTTGTCTTTCAAGGGAGTACGCTGTACGACAAGCCTGTATGACTTTCCTTCGATGAGGTTGTCCATGCTGACGGAGATGACATCGTATCTCTCATAACCAACCTCAACGCTCTTCCATTCTTCCAGCTGGCGGAACTCCTCGCACCGGCTGCCGCAGCTGGCAGCACGTATATAGAACGTGTTGCAGCGCTGCTCTACGGTTCGGATGACTTCCTTCGAGAACGACCCGCAGTCGGCACGGAAACGCTCTATCACAACACCAAGCTCGGAGGTCACACGGTCCATAATTCGGCGAAGCGTGTCCTCCTGATGGAATTTCACGTTGGTGTTTCCGTCACGGTTCTCACCTCCGACTATGATGCCCCCGATGGAAGCCCAGCCCGGGAAATAGCCAAAATCCTGCTTGTAGGAATACTTTGCATCGAACTTGTGGGCAGGAACAAACTGGTGGTCAAAGTCCAGGTCAACATGACTGCCCGCCTTTATAAGCCCCATCCTACGTATCATACGTAAAAGTAAGGTGTTCAGCTTCTCTGCAGTGTTGAAACTGTAGGACCTGCCGGAGGTTTCGCTCTTATAGACAATGTTCTCTTCAGCAAGCTCCTTCAGTCCGCGCCCCACAGTGTCGGCGCCGGGTAACAGCGTACCAGGTCTCTGCCTGAACTGCCCTGTAAGCGCATTGATGTCCTCAAGGCAATCCCCACCGCAAAGGTAGCTGAAGAAGAGAGAGCCCAGGATGCTTCCATGGCTGAATGCCTTGCCGCTGCATCCGCGTCTGCCCAACACGGATTCGGTAAGTTTTTCAAAGCCCAACCTTGAAAAAACGTCCATGATGTGATAAATTCCTCCGAAGGAAGTGATATTCTCGTTTTTAATTGCTACCTTTGTCATGTCAGATTTTTGCTTGTTTATTTTTTGATAGCACTAAGATAGGTGAAAATTCTGACATATCCAAGTGTTTTGAGGACTTTGTTTCTCAGGCACTTGGAGTTCTCAAAAGAAATTGTGCTGCGGAATTAAGGTTATGAACGATTTACAACGCATCTTCCTTTTACGGTTGAAAAGACGAAAAGTGAGGGTGTGATTGCAATCTGGGAAGCCACCCGTTTCATGCTACTTATCCAGCAGCTTCATGAACTGCTCGCCCGTTACCTCAAAGGTGAACTGCCTGCTGTGTTCGCTTCTTCCCTTGGCTATACGTGCCTGCAGCTCCTTGTCGGTAAGGGCTTCGTGCATTGCCTTTGCCAGTGCTTCAGCATCACGCATGGGTACCAGTACTCCTGCCTTGCCATGATTGAGAATCTCTTTCGGTCCTGTCGGGCAGTCACTTGCTACGACCATCTTGTCCAGAAGCAGTGCCTCAAGCATTGTCGTAGGCAATCCCTCGAAGTGGGAACTCTGCACAAACAGACTGCAACGATTCGTCCAAGGCAGCGGATTAGCCATAAAGCCAAGGAAGACAACATGCTTCTCAACCCCACAGTCACGGGCTGTCTGCTGTAACTGTCCTAACGATTCGCCCTTGCCGATGACATAGAGTTCTTCCGTATGCCCATATTTCTTCCGCAACAGTGCATAAGCCTTGATAAGGGTCGTGACATCTTTTTGACCTTCTTCAAGTCGTCCGACACTTAATATGAACGGCTTTTCAATGCGTCCGTCGGTCACCGGAGCATTGGCTGCAGCATCTAATGCCTCCGTATTTATGCTATTATAAATCAGGCACAGACGGTCTTTCTCATTTGGGAAATAAACCTTGGCTTCCTCAAACATATCTTGGGAAATCGTTATCAGATGGTCATAATTGCATGACCTTTTCTGCAGATGCCGCACTACACGAGGCATTACCTTCTCATTTGCACGAAGTGAACAATGATAGAATATAAGTTTCCGGCATTCAAGAGGCTTCATGTAAGAGCCAAAATAATTGACGAAGTCTATCACAACATCATTCTCTCGACCTATCTTCAGCAGTTTCCGCTGTATCATCAGACGACGGAAGGGGTTCAGGAACAGTTCATCCAGCAATTTATAAGGATGCTTTATCTTTTGCAGAAAACGCTGCAATAACAAACGGTTCTTTACCAGATGCACAACCTTCACATCTTCTGGTATGCGCGAACGGAATACTTCCAGATCACCCATATCGTAACAGATTACCAGTGTCAGGTTATACTTC of Prevotella fusca JCM 17724 contains these proteins:
- a CDS encoding IS1380 family transposase; translation: MTKVAIKNENITSFGGIYHIMDVFSRLGFEKLTESVLGRRGCSGKAFSHGSILGSLFFSYLCGGDCLEDINALTGQFRQRPGTLLPGADTVGRGLKELAEENIVYKSETSGRSYSFNTAEKLNTLLLRMIRRMGLIKAGSHVDLDFDHQFVPAHKFDAKYSYKQDFGYFPGWASIGGIIVGGENRDGNTNVKFHQEDTLRRIMDRVTSELGVVIERFRADCGSFSKEVIRTVEQRCNTFYIRAASCGSRCEEFRQLEEWKSVEVGYERYDVISVSMDNLIEGKSYRLVVQRTPLKDKHGREQTDMFGVIYTYRCILTNNRTPTEKDIITFYNERGASEKNFDIQNNDFGWSHLPFSFMDENMVFMMVTAMLKNFYLYLVRHISEKVKPLKKTSRLKAFILHFVSVPAKWVRTGRRNVLNLYTNKAYYSDIFLE
- a CDS encoding DUF3413 domain-containing protein — its product is MTLERKSNIKQGFIYYVLSTLALTIIFFSYIFNGQSTEVMDSIGWGYFVSSCITHAALFMLVPFLILQVPLAALGCRQWLARTILAIVYALLFIVAVVNSYVYGIYHFHINGLILEMLTGPGASEIFVFSVWEYLKAISLALSFVLLSVGLGIIAKFISKHLIIKHLNQSILLMLLGFVLLSQGIHIYGGATMRSSIIESTDVLPYYFPLRANKLLEKLGVVNIEKINQIQLKGGVNKLRYPLEPLRTSIIDHLGKPNERYNIVIFCIDSWNPRTLTRECTPNICAFADHAETFTHHLSSSNATSGGVFGMFTGISAYYWKSFDYSNTQPVLIKQLLKEGYRVQTYPSATLEYPPFTKMLFRDVKGLNVSTPGKTTIERDNRITHNFVADIDKYKGEKPFFAFVFYDIAHNMDLPKSKQYRFKPCWEYVDYMKLNNNTDPTPFFNLYKNSVAEADSLVGVAINKLREKDLLRNTVVIITGDHGQEFNENHNNYWGHASNYSIHQVGTPLIYYYPGCKPGKRNYRTTHYDISPTLMQSVLGVTNPPSDYSMGKHLEDPSPRDWHLVGHELYYAFIRTDGAIIEKQGSGNLKIMDPKMHVIPNYPLSAKDLQAVIQRMNRFYK
- a CDS encoding glycosyltransferase — encoded protein: MKKRNIAFLFGFFLDGGTETVLIEYLRNLSKTGKYNLTLVICYDMGDLEVFRSRIPEDVKVVHLVKNRLLLQRFLQKIKHPYKLLDELFLNPFRRLMIQRKLLKIGRENDVVIDFVNYFGSYMKPLECRKLIFYHCSLRANEKVMPRVVRHLQKRSCNYDHLITISQDMFEEAKVYFPNEKDRLCLIYNSINTEALDAAANAPVTDGRIEKPFILSVGRLEEGQKDVTTLIKAYALLRKKYGHTEELYVIGKGESLGQLQQTARDCGVEKHVVFLGFMANPLPWTNRCSLFVQSSHFEGLPTTMLEALLLDKMVVASDCPTGPKEILNHGKAGVLVPMRDAEALAKAMHEALTDKELQARIAKGRSEHSRQFTFEVTGEQFMKLLDK